Genomic window (Bombyx mori chromosome 9, ASM3026992v2):
AGAATCTAGATTAAATGGTAAGTTAGTCGCTAGTATTAGCATTCATGATCAGGCTGGTGGTGGGCTAGAAAAAAGCGATTTCCAATGGCATTATGGATGTTTATGAATTCGGCCAACCCTTtgatgacttccacggtgaaggaataacatcgtgtaataaaaatgaaacccgcaaaattataatttgcgtaattactggtggtaggacctcttgtgaggccgcacgggtaggtaccaccgccccgcctatttctgccgtgaagtagtaatgcgtctcggtttgaagggtggggtagccgttgtgactatactgagaccttagaactatatctcaaggtgtgtggcgcatttacgttgtagatgtctatgggctccagtaaccacttaacatcaggtgggctgtgagctcgtccacacatgtaagcaataaaaaaaaaaagtttgaagagAGTGAATTTTTCTActtatatcaataataaaagaGTGAGACAACGAGAGAGAGCTGTCTCGTTTTACATCACAGTAATAACTTAGTATATGTACAGTGatgtaaaaagttttatttggaATGCAAACTTCAGAAACAAGATCTGTTGGTGTTTCGACAATGAGCCAAAAAATAACGTCAAGTTGAGAGTGAGTACGTAAGGTCACGAAATTtctccgaaaaaaaaaatactgaagaTCTTCCAGATAGGTAAAttcgcaaaaataaataaagtcagTGTACAGtgactttatttattacttgaAACATTTCTTATTACTTGAATCTGGTCCGACATACATTTTcggaattgttatttttgattGCTGTATTTCTAACATAATTGCccccaataattttttttgtccatagAAACCTCGAGCGTACTCCAATTTAATACATATATTCACGAACAGAAATATCTAAATTAACACACCATTTACATTCCATATACATATTAACGACCCACGGTCTTATGTTCAAAATTTTCACCTCTCGAAATCGTATCCgggtttatataaaaaaaaaaaaagctttgttaTAAGGCAAATAtacctttaataataataataataatttaactcaTTATATTACACAGTCAACACTAAAATACTGTTATGttcattttttcttaaatttaataagAAACATCGTATACTGTATCACACAGTAAACGGTAACAAGTGCGTACGAGATGAAAGAACTTAATAGCgacacaataaataatacttgtCTTCATTATTTACATCTTAAATGATATGTACAACCACTCATTATAGCTACGATTCACAAATTCTAATTGCACTATGTAAATAATGTTTAGTCCAAGGCTTCCTGTCCCGTCTTTGGCAAGAAGAAGCAGAGTATAGCAGCAACTGGGAAAGAAAACAAATACTTTTCAGTCTCACAAATCATATGAGGTAACTAGAGAAAACAGTTTATGTCGACGCTACGTCTATGAGGGGGTAAGGAAAAAGAAATAAGCCGTTCTCGATGCTTTATGCACTTAAGTACGTAAAATAAGGTCGAAATTGCAGTATTACTTTGTTTAATATTCAACTGAGTGATAGAGCCCACGGCTCGACAGGTTTAAGGTTAAAAGTGGTGATTGGAGCTTATGGACTTCACAACGAGAATGCAGCCTCCctctttaattaattgtaaatcgactagtccacccatcaagacggactacataatatatataaatataacctATAAAATCCCTCGTGAACTTTTTCCTTTGAAAATTTAGAACGTATCTCAGAGAATTAGATATGCcctacaatatttttatattgattaattttactataaaattggactaattatttaataaaaactgaaGAAGCTCTCATTATGTCTGACTCATTAAAACTGCACTGCAAAATACATAACTCtaatattgaataatttatatctcatatatgtatattattgaagtgaaacttccttatcggcgttggaaaaaaatttaccgtcacgtttttcggttacgcgtcacatttttccgttacgcgccatctgttttgtattcatgtctatgataataaaatccttttgtttaaactttatctaatttaacttttttgtattcatgtctatgataataaaatccttttgtttaaactttatctaatttaactttatttaaccaatttctagaaagttgcatgtagatcatttttcgaaaaataaggccataaataagtttcacttcttacgtgtgtacactagtacacgcacacatttttttttttagtatctcATACTACAGTATCTCAAACGAAGAACCATATTTTTCTAATTTGCTTCACACGAGAGCATTGACCCTGTCAACTGGTTTCAAATTGTGTTAAATTACGTGCTGTGTTGAAACCTAACatacaaaaatgaattcttttaataaaattataaaaatataacatccACCATGAACTATTTTCATAAGAAATATAAAGATCAGCTTAAATTGTTATCTCTAAAGAGATTAGTAtcttagttaaattaaaaaaatatattgattatggtgaactttaaaaataatactcacTGAATAAAAATGCTGAGAAAACAACAATTGGTACGACACAAGCCAAGTCGATAAGGTAACCGAACGAAAGGTTTCCTATCAGACCTCCACCTCGACCAGCAGTCAGCGATAACGCGGCAGCCATTACCCTAAAACAGAAAACCGTAGATTAACATAACCGCTGAATGTTCTATCAAGAACCACTTGACATGGATTCTGTACTCAAAATTGCCCGTGTCAGTATCATTTGACATGGGCTCTCTGCTCTCTCACCACCTATTTTATTGAAACTTGCCTGTCTCTGTTTGTCTAAGGTCTATTTGTATATATCTGCAATGTCAGGGAAATAGCTGAGTCAATTCAGAGTCTTCAATTCTCGAAGGACACGTCATAGTGGCTAAAATCGTGGGAGCGAGTTCATTCCAGTACCGAATAGAAAAAAAGGACCATGAAAACGAACTGTGAATGAGCACGGTATTTCCAGATAGTATAGATGAATTTTGCTAAATCGGCAGAAAGAGAGATGGCAATGAGATGGATCATATTAGACAATACCTCGGAGCACTCCCCATGTAATATACGGTACGAAACATAGAGAAGTGCAGACTCAGAAATATGAAGTAGCTGATATTTGGGAGCTATGACCCAGAGATGGTAATAGTACTTCATGCGAAGTCGTACCAGAGTTTTATAAAACGCCAGACTATGTCCACACGTAAATAATCGCTAAGTTCTCTTAAGGATTCCTAACATTTGCCTTCGAATAACTTTTATACTGAACACAGTTCGAAACAATGTTCCCAACAATCCCAATATACCCACAAGCCTGCAGGAATACACCTTGATATTGCGACTCCATGACAAAGGGGTGCTTATTCCCTGTTACTAAGCGTGGGACGGATTCACTGATTTAGAACCAgttttttacgaaattttattAGGTATCGATATTTTTgtggtaacaaacaaaaaaattttttcccGTTCAATTTTTTACGCACTGACACCATTTTGAAATAGCATAAGGTCTTAAGGTAGGTAAGTAGGTGCATGAATCCGCGGGAACcgccctactctgaccgggttctgaccccggacggagatcggatgtggggtgtaagagtgcaggggagtcgtttgtgCGGTATGGCcctaaaatatccttgggcctGCGGTCTGCGCCCAGCATCTGCAGCTcttcaagtcccacataccacgCGCGCCCCCTAGCCGCGGGACCTCGTacattcattaaatattgtGTAGCACACCTGAGATTTGTAGGGAACAGGTCGACGAGCACGCAGAACACGAGACTGATGGCGAGCGAGGTGAGGGCTTCAAAGATACAGGACAGTACCAAATTCTGGATGGAGTTCTGTACGTAGTACAAACCGACTGTCACCACTCCGGCGAAACTCAAactgaaaactaaaaaaaaatattattagataGTATTCTTTTGCTTGAGCTAGAATCCTCAAGTATCTTCGAACGCGTAtatgcttcacagcagaaacaaTTAAGATGGTGGTAAATCCCCTTAAAAATACAAATCtataaattcttatttattgattagatgtagggacgagctcgcggctcatctggtgttaaggggtttccggagcccatagacattaacaatgtaACTGCTCCTACCCGCTCCTTACtgcccttgagacatgagtccttagtgttcagttttatagtacaacggctgccccctcACCTTTCGGACCGAAACGCATcattacttcacggcaaaaataagcggATTGATGGTAACAATCCATGCAGGTTCACAAGAAGCTTTACCACagcaattacgtaaattatatatgttttttaaatacatcTAAACTCTGTACAATACCTATAAATTCTCAGGAACTTATTACatgatgatgatatttctttgttaataaagtattttatgagatattggtggtaggactttactggtggtaggaccccttgtgataggtaccactatttctgtcgtgaagcagtaatgcgtttcggtttgaagggtgggacagtcgttgtaactatactgagaccttggaacttatatctcaaggtggttggcgcatttacgttgtagatgtctatgggctccagtaaccacttaacatcaggtgggctgtgagctcgtccacccatctaagcaataaaaaaaaaaatgtgtgcgtgtactagtgtacacacgtaagaagtgaaacttatttatggccttatttttcgaaaaatgatctacatgcaactttctagaaattggttaaataaagttaaattagataaagtttaaacaaaaggattttattatcatagacatgaatacaaaaaaagtgacgcgtaaccgaaaaatgtgacggtaaatttttttccaacgccgataaggaagtttcacttcaaaaagttaaattagataaagtttaaacaaaaggattttattatcatagacatgaatacaaaacagatggcgcgtaacggaaaaatgtgacgcgtaaccgaaaaacgtgactCATACACATTTTACTACTTACTCAAGAAAAATTTGGCACCAAGCTTATGAACGCAGAGGGGTAGCCAGAGCGAGGTGGGAATGCAGGCGAGACCGACAATCAGGGTGTGCATGTAGACGCTCTGGTCGATGACCTTCTCGCAGTCGAAGGGATCAGACGATGCTTCGTCAACGACGACAATGCTGGACACGTCGCAAACCGAAGCTGATGTGTTGGGGAAACGATGTTCGAACTCTTCGTAACGGTTGAACAGCTCGGGGAACCAGATCATCAAGGTGTAGTAACTGAAATTTTAAGGAGCATTTAGGcttgtgtaaattttattttttattgcttagatgggcggacgagctcacagcccacctggtgttaagtggttactggagcccatggacatctgcaacgtaaatgcgccacccaccttgatatacaagttctaagatctcagtatagttacaacggctgccccacccttcaaaccgaaacgcattactgcttcacggcagaaataggcagggcggtggttttTTTCGATTCAGGAAAATTCAGCCACATATGTCTTAGTGTAGTTAGCAATTCAATTACAATATATCTAACTTGAACAGAgagaaaattaaaactacttttacgggtTAAACTgttgtcttttttattgttattatattattatatccgaTCATTCGGTCGcgaaaagtattcgaaacgtcataAAGAATATAAcgaccttcgatcaataatagtactatcgAAGATAACGACAAAAAGAAACCCCataataaaccgtaaaagtagttttaattatacactagcgaaagccgaagaaaatattatactaTTGAATAGAGAAGTTTCAAAAATAACTAATGTCAAGTCTAAGGTGAAaagacccatagacacagctcactgagtttctcgccggatcttctccgtaGGTCGGGATtccgctagggctagtgttagcaagttttttcagattgagcccgtaagctcatctacccatccgagcgtagctagaataaccccttaggctaccggcgagtaggtagggaaaaaagtgaAAAGAGAGAAGAAataagaaagagagagaaaaatAATGGAGACTTCAGAAAAAGGCAAAACAAATAATCTGATGTCGAAGTCTGCTACATGTATGTAGTTTATGCCGGTCACCGAGGAAATGTATGAGAATTATCGTATGCTTGACTTTCGcttaacataatatgtatatgatatTTGATTTAGtgatatcgtcttctcgcattaaaactgtataatctcaatacttactaaattttacaggagattgttttaaaggtttaacttaagatatttttaatattaatcatctttgcaacgtttattttttagttttttccagttacattatctgtcttttaaagtaagataaaattatgtattaattttgttaatagtagtcaaagcatatgtaaataaaaataaaaaaactaaaactaaactacgctcttttgacagtatttatgagaaaaatactggtgataccaaatgattccgcatattaacttaatttggaatatttatggaaattgtacacttttaatgcgaaaagaccaatttattatttacataataaaaatatgtatttgaatGAGTGCTTACCTTGTGGTCAGGCCGAATTGAATCAGGCAAGTCAAGATAGTGTATTTGAGGTATGGTGGTCTGCAGAGAGCCTTGGTCTGGGTCCAAATCTCAGTGAATAAACGCTTCAGATCCTTCCGCTTGCGCATGCTAAGGCTTCTGACGGATTTCTGGGAGCTTTGCGATGCAACGGACACAGTTCGCACTTTCTCTTTTAGACTCTTGATCTGTTTTGAACAAAGTAAAACAAAGTTTATAGGATCTATGATTTGGAATTTTTACTTCAAAAAATCattagaaatttagaaattgaaCAAAATAATCTATGAATACAATCAAATtgcttaaatttttatgaattttactTGACAAAAAAATACTCGGTTGAAATATGTTACATACCGGATAATTATCCGGATCGTCACCGGTGTTTTGTCTGTAGACGCTCTTCAGGCATTTCAGGGCATCGTCGTAGTCTCCGCACTCCATCATGAATTTGGGACTCTCGGGGAACGAGAAGAGCCAGAAACCGAGGAGAAGGGAAggaacaccacaagcagcaacgAACCAGTTCCACGAGTCGTAGGAGAATGCACCGCTCTCAACGCGGATGCCTTGGATTGGAATGATGCCCCAGGCGATCACTGAAATATGTCAGATTCAACTAAGGTACGAGTCGTAGGAGAATGCATTGCTCTCAACGCGGATGCCTTGGATTGGAATGATGCCCCAGGTGATCACTGAAATATGGCAGATTCAACTTAGGTATCTATCTGCATAGGTAAATGTCGCACAAATGAAAAATCTAGAAACTGTTAATCCTTCCTAATCACATACCATCACAAATGGGTGCCTCATACAAATTCATTTTGACTAAGATTCCTCGTTTGGTCATGcagtcgtggcctaacggataagacgtccggtgcattcgtgttgaagcgatgcaccggtgttcgaatcccgcaggcgagtaccaatttttctaataaaatacgtactcaacaaatgttcacgattgacttccacggtgaaggaataacatcgtgtaataaaaatgaaaccagcaaaattataatttgcgtaattactggtggtaggacctcttgtgagtctgcgcgggtgggtaccaccaccctgcctatttctgccgtgaagttgtaatgcgtttcggtttgaagggtggggcagccgttgtaactatacaactatacttgagaccttataacttgtatctcaaggtgggtggcgcatttacgttgtggatgtctatcggctccagtaaccacttaacaccaggtgggctgtgagctcgtccaaccacctaagcaataaaaaaaatgcagaaaaatattgttttaaaactagTTTCTTTATTAGTACTGTAGCtgtagctatcatagaacagATGTCAATTAACGGACacgaacaaaaaataatgaaacttacaGGGAAGCAAGATGACACCGAGAGTCCAGAACATTTCCATCCAGCACAGGATTTTCTCTCTGTATTTGGTCTGTTGGAACTCTCCCAGGTACGGGAAGCAAATACCCATAGCACCGGCAACGCTGCAAAAACAAGCAAAAAgatcatattattttttttaataactttattaatgcttattctattattattaaataagtagACGTGCTTAGGATTCCGCAAAGTTCGGTTTTTTTTGCGCCGTATATCTCACCCCCTCCAACCGCCTAACCCAAGAGGTTCCCGCGCCTGGGGGCACGAGTTATCCGGGATTTGATGGTCACAAACAAGATTCCCTCTCTTAGGAACTTATGTCCGTAGATGAATTATGAAGTTTAACTTAGGTAGGTGATGTGATGATGATAACGAAGTGCCTATGAGGTCTATTTAAATTGCCAatcgtaaattatatttttttggggAGTGGAATTGTTGGCATCGCAGCATCAGGAAAGTACCTACTGAAGTATTTCCATGCACAATCCTAAAGTCCCAGAGTTCCTTTATACAAATCTAACGAATGGAAGCAATCTTTCGAAGCAATGTCAATCCTAAATGATCATACAATTGgtagtaaaattttatcagcaaataaacaaacagtgATTCGTGTTTAAAACTTAATCAGGCGCCTAAGTACAACTGTGTTTAAACGAGTCATCGTTAGTCTGCGTGAAATAAATTTTTACCCGcgcaaattaaatttcaaattttgatAATACGTTTTATGGTAGTTACAAGCCTATAATCTTTCTGTTGTTTCCTCTTGCAAAACACGTAAAACTTTTTCAGTTACTacacagtttcacattttttatcCATGCCAATTATCTTCTCACtacattttgttagttttcgATATAATTGTACGACTTTCATAAGGCAATGACCGATATTGGACTTTGGCTTTTTAACTCGAACCTTTTCAGTAGAATCCAGTTTcataatttgttaatttatgGTGGAAGCGTTTATTTCTAGGCAGTAACTTCGCCCACCGCTTGATGCAATTCATAAAGACCTCAAttatttgattttgatattCGAACTAGAAAACCATTGCGCACCATTGCGCAGTCAAAAATTTCACGAAAACATATTAACTCCGGAAGAAGAACTATAAGCACTAACATAAAACTGCGTGAGCATTCTTCCAAGTCTCATCTCTATCTTTGTGATACACATCTCAGCGCTCACAAGTGCACTAAATGGCACTAATGATATCATTATTCTTGTATTTAAACGTGTAGAAATCACGCACATCCATTTATCGAACATCGTAATACCATTgtattactaataatattacACGAACAATTGGCTACAAAAAAATTGTCGTATCATTTGTGATATTTTATTGCAGACACACAATTCATATGTTAATCAATTAGTTCATATTTGTGTTTTTGATTAAATGGGtttctattttctataataatgcgTTGCCCgacatttacataattaaaattgtaatctaTTGCATTGAATAACTCTGTCGAACAGTAACGCACGGTTGATATGCACCAGAAACAAGGAAGATTTTAGTAATACCACTAACTGCCAAAAAGGTCACTAAGTCTAGAGTAGTCACTAACTTAAAAAGTAGGAAGATAATtttgtggaaaataaaaaatgaaaactaaGGATGAAGAaaagttaaattattaatataaatataattaatacagttttacgcattaaacagttaatataaATGATAATTAGGAAAAGACAAAACTATCGAGTATTTGCTATGTTCGTCGAAGCTCTACTTCTATAATTATAAGACAAATGCAAATCATTTGTAACAGAAATATTTGAGATCTAATGTTTGTATTTGCTCAGGTTTTAAGATTTTGAGAGTTTGCTAACCATAATGATGAGCTTTACAATAAACCGTTTGTGAAACATAAATTACCATTCCTTCATCGAAAATAAACTATGGAAACATGCTTTTTTTGTGGCTGATTTTGTAGCGAAATGGAGATGACAGGTGTATATCAAATAATTTCACTGAGCAAATCCCCATGCGACTTAATGATATGAAAGGACAGAGTAGGATTATTCGCAATCCCAATTATTATCTTGCATATGGAGTCATATGGAATAGCTGGTATATGAGTTGATGATGCGATCGAATTATATTCTATTTGTCTGAAAACTTGGGTTCTTTAAGTCAAAATGGGATTAGGTACTTACGCAAAACCATTGACGAATCTGCAAGCCATGAATATGGGCAAGATCTGGACGAACGATGAGATGATACCGACCACGCCGTCAAGTAGTAGGGTTGATACTAATACAACCTTACGGCCCTTTGTATCAGCCAAGCAACCCCAGAAATATGAACCAATGACCATACCTgtagaaaaaaacaattcagtTTCTTTACTGTCTAACTTTGTATTTGGTAAACAATGGATTTGgtaaaaataatactatttcaCATTATACTTCTTCGTATTAGCGAGAAAACacggcataatttaaaaaaatgaattgaaacAATTTTAATCAAACTTTAAAGGAAAAGAAACTCTATATATTCCTAAAAATTTAAGTAGTAACAAAATTATGTCAAGGTATGTAAATATTGTGATTGAGACAGTCGTGCTGTATATAGATATTACAGAGACAGACAAAATTAATAGGCACTAGCTTTTGCACGCGACTTCGCGTTCATAAAGGGAAAAAATAACCCATCGGAATATCACTTTTTTTCTGGATAAAAGGGGCGTGCAGACAAAATTTCACTTAACGATTAGATATTTTTTCGGAACTTAGAATATTTCATACCCAACATAGGCGCGGCTGTAAGCCAGCCCTTGTCCGCAGAAGTCATGCGGAAATCACATGTCGCCGACGGTAGCACGAACGA
Coding sequences:
- the LOC101742903 gene encoding synaptic vesicle glycoprotein 2B isoform X1, with amino-acid sequence MGLDFLEHGADFEAAISATGFGRFHFCLLAVTGLIYANTAIGITIVSFVLPSATCDFRMTSADKGWLTAAPMLGMVIGSYFWGCLADTKGRKVVLVSTLLLDGVVGIISSFVQILPIFMACRFVNGFAVAGAMGICFPYLGEFQQTKYREKILCWMEMFWTLGVILLPLIAWGIIPIQGIRVESGAFSYDSWNWFVAACGVPSLLLGFWLFSFPESPKFMMECGDYDDALKCLKSVYRQNTGDDPDNYPIKSLKEKVRTVSVASQSSQKSVRSLSMRKRKDLKRLFTEIWTQTKALCRPPYLKYTILTCLIQFGLTTSYYTLMIWFPELFNRYEEFEHRFPNTSASVCDVSSIVVVDEASSDPFDCEKVIDQSVYMHTLIVGLACIPTSLWLPLCVHKLGAKFFLIFSLSFAGVVTVGLYYVQNSIQNLVLSCIFEALTSLAISLVFCVLVDLFPTNLRCATQYLMNVRGPAARGRAWYVGLEELQMLGADRRPKDILGPYRTNDSPALLHPTSDLRPGSEPGQSRAVPADSCTYLPTLRPYAISKWCQCVKN
- the LOC101742903 gene encoding synaptic vesicle glycoprotein 2B isoform X3; amino-acid sequence: MGLDFLEHGADFEAAISATGFGRFHFCLLAVTGLIYANTAIGITIVSFVLPSATCDFRMTSADKGWLTAAPMLGMVIGSYFWGCLADTKGRKVVLVSTLLLDGVVGIISSFVQILPIFMACRFVNGFAVAGAMGICFPYLGEFQQTKYREKILCWMEMFWTLGVILLPLIAWGIIPIQGIRVESGAFSYDSWNWFVAACGVPSLLLGFWLFSFPESPKFMMECGDYDDALKCLKSVYRQNTGDDPDNYPIKSLKEKVRTVSVASQSSQKSVRSLSMRKRKDLKRLFTEIWTQTKALCRPPYLKYTILTCLIQFGLTTSYYTLMIWFPELFNRYEEFEHRFPNTSASVCDVSSIVVVDEASSDPFDCEKVIDQSVYMHTLIVGLACIPTSLWLPLCVHKLGAKFFLIFSLSFAGVVTVGLYYVQNSIQNLVLSCIFEALTSLAISLVFCVLVDLFPTNLRVMAAALSLTAGRGGGLIGNLSFGYLIDLACVVPIVVFSAFLFIAAILCFFLPKTGQEALD
- the LOC101742903 gene encoding synaptic vesicle glycoprotein 2B isoform X2, which translates into the protein MIELHLEVEIFPNRPILAGLDFLEHGADFEAAISATGFGRFHFCLLAVTGLIYANTAIGITIVSFVLPSATCDFRMTSADKGWLTAAPMLGMVIGSYFWGCLADTKGRKVVLVSTLLLDGVVGIISSFVQILPIFMACRFVNGFAVAGAMGICFPYLGEFQQTKYREKILCWMEMFWTLGVILLPLIAWGIIPIQGIRVESGAFSYDSWNWFVAACGVPSLLLGFWLFSFPESPKFMMECGDYDDALKCLKSVYRQNTGDDPDNYPIKSLKEKVRTVSVASQSSQKSVRSLSMRKRKDLKRLFTEIWTQTKALCRPPYLKYTILTCLIQFGLTTSYYTLMIWFPELFNRYEEFEHRFPNTSASVCDVSSIVVVDEASSDPFDCEKVIDQSVYMHTLIVGLACIPTSLWLPLCVHKLGAKFFLIFSLSFAGVVTVGLYYVQNSIQNLVLSCIFEALTSLAISLVFCVLVDLFPTNLRVMAAALSLTAGRGGGLIGNLSFGYLIDLACVVPIVVFSAFLFIAAILCFFLPKTGQEALD